In the genome of Dioscorea cayenensis subsp. rotundata cultivar TDr96_F1 unplaced genomic scaffold, TDr96_F1_v2_PseudoChromosome.rev07_lg8_w22 25.fasta BLBR01002222.1, whole genome shotgun sequence, one region contains:
- the LOC120257607 gene encoding uncharacterized protein LOC120257607 isoform X1 produces the protein MANSSSAPRPFPLHLSTMPNSSTPPQAAAAATAAAPQPFKSASQANALRLEMVVRRLLMHFKTGVRHEEFSDLCFFLARGIDYALSKGDVPSIAPCLPLLIQQVYEQRKCASLQSAILVLMISLKNACQKGWFHLPATNEILRMTNELCSNFCTAANVTADPDKVLGTISEIIPRYYPQLKLCRLIVSLEAKPGYEILFDDFHIPRNMPPGEKIALFVAQTDNLETSSCIITPPQVSILINGKAVDKRNNVSLDHGPQFPTDITKFLKYGTNIIQALGYFSGNYIIAVAFISKMVSASPPTLLNYVHPVVSTIPSDSDIIEGPSRISLNCPISFRRIKTPVKGCLCKHHQCFDYDNYMEMNSRKPSWRCPCCNQPTSCIDLRVDQNVIKVMRSVAEDITDVVISADGSWEAVADHNGDSEQLQEGSVLGLQHGMIESRSSGQSINPAHVVDLTMEQNGDNDTGVIPGVVEALNGSDHQICDTLSTERKPFENYKGFSGFEFHFGSSFENCTSVKTREAGYPAGNDAWLRDSSSTVNELSASDALQGSNALGTLETLLPNCVPNPIMSNITGIYQEPTVNLGVSQSSFSLEQGSRARQFTENTQLQQSQLDNSVCGLLARRLSTSRHDHREPIAVLTAPVEIQTSTSSQRPGTNVLGSSSMFGSNLSSGSYPVGPSRLAVADPSSCDRDSGSSMQHFHSTKQVFGLPTSNSVGTSGVTSYRPFFPPSLSIQDFNPQQIVYRTNQIVSNSTSAHPHIPSDLSMQCRLVRNSAGQFSPMVGSLPAGTAYPQTSRISPSINIAHNGLMIAGGNSSHQMVGSPHYFETSDHLPQLPAETNLQPTGRMRGTLTGLAYLAALNHYSPHPMQEVLPRPSANLPAFNNDY, from the exons AGGTATTGATTATGCACTTTCTAAGGGTGATGTTCCATCAATTGCTCCTTGTTTACCTTTACTAATACAACAG GTGTATGAACAAAGAAAGTGTGCTTCCCTTCAATCAGCTATCTTGGTGCTAATGATTTCTCTTAAG AATGCTTGCCAGAAAGGATGGTTCCATCTTCCAGCTACTAATGAAATCCTGAGAATGACAAATGAG CTCTGTAGCAACTTTTGTACAGCTGCAAACGTAACTGCAGATCCAGACAAAGTCTTAGGTACAATTTCTGAGATCATTCCTAG GTATTATCCCCAACTGAAATTATGTCGTCTAATTGTTTCCCTCGAAGCAAAG CCTGGATATGAAATACTATTTGATGATTTTCATATTCCAAGGAATATGCCTCCAGGAGAAAAGATA GCACTGTTTGTAGCTCAAACAGATAACTTAGAGACATCTTCTTGCATTATAACCCCTCCACAAGTTAG CATTTTGATAAATGGTAAAGCTGTAGACAAAAGGAACAATGTTTCACTG GATCATGGACCACAGTTTCCCACAGATATTACTAAATTTCTCAAGTACGGAACAAATATAATCCAGGCATTGGGATACTTCAGTG GAAATTATATCATAGCAGTAGCTTTTATAAGCAAGATGGTTTCCGCTAGTCCTCCAACACTCTTAAATTATGTCCACCCAGTTGTTTCAACAATTCCTTCAG ATTCTGATATAATTGAGGGACCATCAAGAATTTCTCTTAATTGTCCAATAAG CTTTAGGCGTATAAAGACCCCGGTTAAAGGATGTCTCTGCAAACATCATCAG TGTTTTGATTACGACAACTACATGGAAATGAACTCAAGGAAACCATCCTGGCGTTGCCCTTGTTGTAACCAGCCAACTAGCTGCATCGACCTACGGGTTGACCAAAATGTGATCAAA GTAATGAGATCCGTGGCAGAGGATATTACTGATGTTGTCATTTCTGCTGATGGCTCTTGGGAAGCGGTGGCTGATCATAATGGGGATTCAGAACAACTACAGGAGGGGTCAGTTTTGGGATTGCAGCATGGCATGATAGAATCTAGATCCAGTGGGCAGTCTATTAACCCAGCACATGTTGTAGATTTGACTATGGAACAAAATGGTGATAATGATACTGGAGTAATTCCTGGAGTAGTGGAAGCTTTAAATGGTTCTGATCATCAGATATGTGACACTTTAAGCACAGAGAGGAAGCCATTTGAGAACTATAAAGGTTTCTCTGGTTTTGAATTTCATTTTGGGTCATCATTTGAGAACTGTACATCTGTTAAGACCCGGGAAGCTGGCTACCCTGCAGGAAATGATGCCTGGTTAAGGGATTCATCGTCTACAGTGAATGAGCTTAGCGCCAGTGATGCTCTGCAAGGTAGCAATGCACTGGGTACCTTGGAAACTCTTCTACCTAATTGTGTCCCGAATCCCATTATGTCAAATATTACTGGAATTTATCAAGAGCCTACTGTTAACCTTGGAGTCTCCCAATCAAGTTTTTCGCTTGAGCAAGGATCACGAGCAAGGCAGTTCACAGAGAACACACAATTGCAGCAATCACAGTTGGATAATTCTGTCTGTGGTCTTCTGGCCAGGAGGTTGTCAACATCTAGACATGACCACAGGGAGCCCATAGCAGTTCTGACTGCTCCAGTTGAGATTCAAACTTCCACTTCATCTCAAAGACCAGGAACTAATGTTCTCGGTTCCAGTTCAATGTTTGGAAGCAATCTTTCTTCAGGATCTTATccagtgggtccttcaaggttAGCTGTTGCTGATCCCTCAAGTTGCGACAGAGACAGTGGTTCATCAATGCAGCATTTTCATTCGACAAAACAG GTTTTTGGACTCCCAACATCAAACTCAGTTGGTACAAGCGGAGTGACTTCGTATAGACCTTTCTTTCCACCATCATTAAGCATCCAAGATTTCAACCCCCAGCAAATTGTCTACCGGACAAATCAAATTGTCAGCAATAGTACAAGTGCCCACCCACACATTCCTTCTGATCTTTCAATGCAATGTAGGCTAGTGAGGAACTCAGCTGGCCAATTTTCTCCAATGGTAGGAAGCCTGCCTGCAGGTACAGCTTATCCACAGACGTCCCGAATCTCACCATCCATCAACATAGCTCATAATGGTCTCATGATTGCTGGCGGCAACTCATCACACCAAATGGTCGGGAGTCCACATTATTTTGAAACATCTGATCATTTACCTCAACTTCCAGCTGAAACTAACTTGCAGCCAACCGGTCGGATGAGGGGGACGCTAACAGGTTTGGCTTACTTGGCTGCCCTGAACCATTATTCACCTCATCCAATGCAGGAAGTTTTACCAAGACCATCGGCTAATTTGCCTGCCTTTAACAATGATTATTAA
- the LOC120257607 gene encoding uncharacterized protein LOC120257607 isoform X2, which produces MANSSSAPRPFPLHLSTMPNSSTPPQAAAAATAAAPQPFKSASQANALRLEMVVRRLLMHFKTGVRHEEFSDLCFFLARGIDYALSKGDVPSIAPCLPLLIQQVYEQRKCASLQSAILVLMISLKNACQKGWFHLPATNEILRMTNELCSNFCTAANVTADPDKVLGTISEIIPRYYPQLKLCRLIVSLEAKALFVAQTDNLETSSCIITPPQVSILINGKAVDKRNNVSLDHGPQFPTDITKFLKYGTNIIQALGYFSGNYIIAVAFISKMVSASPPTLLNYVHPVVSTIPSDSDIIEGPSRISLNCPISFRRIKTPVKGCLCKHHQCFDYDNYMEMNSRKPSWRCPCCNQPTSCIDLRVDQNVIKVMRSVAEDITDVVISADGSWEAVADHNGDSEQLQEGSVLGLQHGMIESRSSGQSINPAHVVDLTMEQNGDNDTGVIPGVVEALNGSDHQICDTLSTERKPFENYKGFSGFEFHFGSSFENCTSVKTREAGYPAGNDAWLRDSSSTVNELSASDALQGSNALGTLETLLPNCVPNPIMSNITGIYQEPTVNLGVSQSSFSLEQGSRARQFTENTQLQQSQLDNSVCGLLARRLSTSRHDHREPIAVLTAPVEIQTSTSSQRPGTNVLGSSSMFGSNLSSGSYPVGPSRLAVADPSSCDRDSGSSMQHFHSTKQVFGLPTSNSVGTSGVTSYRPFFPPSLSIQDFNPQQIVYRTNQIVSNSTSAHPHIPSDLSMQCRLVRNSAGQFSPMVGSLPAGTAYPQTSRISPSINIAHNGLMIAGGNSSHQMVGSPHYFETSDHLPQLPAETNLQPTGRMRGTLTGLAYLAALNHYSPHPMQEVLPRPSANLPAFNNDY; this is translated from the exons AGGTATTGATTATGCACTTTCTAAGGGTGATGTTCCATCAATTGCTCCTTGTTTACCTTTACTAATACAACAG GTGTATGAACAAAGAAAGTGTGCTTCCCTTCAATCAGCTATCTTGGTGCTAATGATTTCTCTTAAG AATGCTTGCCAGAAAGGATGGTTCCATCTTCCAGCTACTAATGAAATCCTGAGAATGACAAATGAG CTCTGTAGCAACTTTTGTACAGCTGCAAACGTAACTGCAGATCCAGACAAAGTCTTAGGTACAATTTCTGAGATCATTCCTAG GTATTATCCCCAACTGAAATTATGTCGTCTAATTGTTTCCCTCGAAGCAAAG GCACTGTTTGTAGCTCAAACAGATAACTTAGAGACATCTTCTTGCATTATAACCCCTCCACAAGTTAG CATTTTGATAAATGGTAAAGCTGTAGACAAAAGGAACAATGTTTCACTG GATCATGGACCACAGTTTCCCACAGATATTACTAAATTTCTCAAGTACGGAACAAATATAATCCAGGCATTGGGATACTTCAGTG GAAATTATATCATAGCAGTAGCTTTTATAAGCAAGATGGTTTCCGCTAGTCCTCCAACACTCTTAAATTATGTCCACCCAGTTGTTTCAACAATTCCTTCAG ATTCTGATATAATTGAGGGACCATCAAGAATTTCTCTTAATTGTCCAATAAG CTTTAGGCGTATAAAGACCCCGGTTAAAGGATGTCTCTGCAAACATCATCAG TGTTTTGATTACGACAACTACATGGAAATGAACTCAAGGAAACCATCCTGGCGTTGCCCTTGTTGTAACCAGCCAACTAGCTGCATCGACCTACGGGTTGACCAAAATGTGATCAAA GTAATGAGATCCGTGGCAGAGGATATTACTGATGTTGTCATTTCTGCTGATGGCTCTTGGGAAGCGGTGGCTGATCATAATGGGGATTCAGAACAACTACAGGAGGGGTCAGTTTTGGGATTGCAGCATGGCATGATAGAATCTAGATCCAGTGGGCAGTCTATTAACCCAGCACATGTTGTAGATTTGACTATGGAACAAAATGGTGATAATGATACTGGAGTAATTCCTGGAGTAGTGGAAGCTTTAAATGGTTCTGATCATCAGATATGTGACACTTTAAGCACAGAGAGGAAGCCATTTGAGAACTATAAAGGTTTCTCTGGTTTTGAATTTCATTTTGGGTCATCATTTGAGAACTGTACATCTGTTAAGACCCGGGAAGCTGGCTACCCTGCAGGAAATGATGCCTGGTTAAGGGATTCATCGTCTACAGTGAATGAGCTTAGCGCCAGTGATGCTCTGCAAGGTAGCAATGCACTGGGTACCTTGGAAACTCTTCTACCTAATTGTGTCCCGAATCCCATTATGTCAAATATTACTGGAATTTATCAAGAGCCTACTGTTAACCTTGGAGTCTCCCAATCAAGTTTTTCGCTTGAGCAAGGATCACGAGCAAGGCAGTTCACAGAGAACACACAATTGCAGCAATCACAGTTGGATAATTCTGTCTGTGGTCTTCTGGCCAGGAGGTTGTCAACATCTAGACATGACCACAGGGAGCCCATAGCAGTTCTGACTGCTCCAGTTGAGATTCAAACTTCCACTTCATCTCAAAGACCAGGAACTAATGTTCTCGGTTCCAGTTCAATGTTTGGAAGCAATCTTTCTTCAGGATCTTATccagtgggtccttcaaggttAGCTGTTGCTGATCCCTCAAGTTGCGACAGAGACAGTGGTTCATCAATGCAGCATTTTCATTCGACAAAACAG GTTTTTGGACTCCCAACATCAAACTCAGTTGGTACAAGCGGAGTGACTTCGTATAGACCTTTCTTTCCACCATCATTAAGCATCCAAGATTTCAACCCCCAGCAAATTGTCTACCGGACAAATCAAATTGTCAGCAATAGTACAAGTGCCCACCCACACATTCCTTCTGATCTTTCAATGCAATGTAGGCTAGTGAGGAACTCAGCTGGCCAATTTTCTCCAATGGTAGGAAGCCTGCCTGCAGGTACAGCTTATCCACAGACGTCCCGAATCTCACCATCCATCAACATAGCTCATAATGGTCTCATGATTGCTGGCGGCAACTCATCACACCAAATGGTCGGGAGTCCACATTATTTTGAAACATCTGATCATTTACCTCAACTTCCAGCTGAAACTAACTTGCAGCCAACCGGTCGGATGAGGGGGACGCTAACAGGTTTGGCTTACTTGGCTGCCCTGAACCATTATTCACCTCATCCAATGCAGGAAGTTTTACCAAGACCATCGGCTAATTTGCCTGCCTTTAACAATGATTATTAA